In the Sebastes fasciatus isolate fSebFas1 chromosome 12, fSebFas1.pri, whole genome shotgun sequence genome, TTGGATCTCAGTGATAACATAATCTCCATGATTGAGGTGGAGGCTTTCCAGGGCCTACAGAATCTCAGGATGCTTCGGATTAAGAATAACCGACTCAAGATCATCCCGGTTGGGGTGTTTTCTGGCTTGTCCAATCTGCGCTTTCTGGATTTGAGCCAGAATGAGATTCTGGTCTTCCTGGACTATACCTTCAAAGAATTGTTGAACCTGCAAACGCTGGATGCCGAGGAGAATGACTTGGTCTTCATCTCCCAGCGGGCTTTCGTTGGTCTGCAGAATCTGCAGGAGCTCAACATAGACCGCAGCAACCTGACCTCCGTTCCTACTGAGGCATTGTCCCAGCTCCAGAGCCTGACACGTCTTCGCATGCTACGCCTCACCATTACTACACTGTCCAACAACGCTTTCCGACGACTACACCGTCTGCGTAGCCTCCTGATTGCAAACTGGCCAGCATTGGACACTGTGGCTAGCAACAGCCTGATCGGACTTAATTTGACCTCACTTGTCATCAACAGCTGCAACCTAAGTGTTGTTCCTTACTCAGCACTTCGTCACCTGGTGTACCTGCGCTACCTGGACCTGTCCTACAACCCTATCACTGTTATCCAAGGTAATCTGCTAGGGGACCTCCTGAGACTCCAGGAGTTACACCTAGCAGGAGGGAGCCTGCTACGAATAGAGCCGGGGGCCTTTAGGGGACTGGCCTATTTCCGCATGCTTAATGTGACATCCAATCAGCTCGCTACTCTGGAGGAGAGCGTCTTCCACTCTGTGGGGAACCTTCAGGTGTTGCGGTTGGATGGGAATCCCCTAGCATGTGACTGCCGGCTTATCTGGGTGGTCCGTCGCCGATTGCGCTTGAACTTTGACGGACATCAGCCCACTTGCACGTCTCCTGATGCAGTGAGACAGCGTGAATTCAAAGACTTCTCCGAGAAGGAGCTCCCGAGGCTGTTTACCTGCCGCCCTGCCCGTATCATGGATCGCAGGCCGCAGGAGGCGAGAGTAGAGGAGGGCACTACAGTTACCTTCTCCTGTAAGGCTGAAGGGGATCCATTCCCATACATCACCTGGATCTCATCCCATAAGAATGTGGTTTCTCCAACAGGACGAATCAGAGTTTTGCCTAATGGTACTCTAGAAGTGCGTTTTGCCCAAGTCCAGGACAGTGGCACATATCAGTGCCTGGCGGGTAATGCAGCCGGTAATGACAGCCTGACTGTCGGTCTGTATGTGAAGGGGCTCCCTCGTAATCGAACCATCCCCTTCTTCTCAGAGGAGGGCTGGGTAGAGCCTTCAAACTCCCAAGCTGCCAACTCCTCAGCTCAAATGGCCAAACCATACCCGTTTGACGCAAAGACCCTGATCATCGCCACCACCATGGGCTTCCTGTCTTTCCTCAGCTCAGTGGCCATCTGTTTTGTCTTCATGTTCTTCTGGAGCCAGAGCAAAGGTCAGATCAAGCACACAGCAACGATTGACTTTGTTCCTCGGTCTTCAAtgggtggtggaggaggggacGGAGGTGAAGGTGGCAGGTTCACCATGAAACTTATCTAAAGCCAAGGAAGAGGTGGAAGGGGCCTCCGTATTGGCTGTGAGTTATTCTGCAAATGGACCCCCTATTGGGACAAGGACTGAGACCTCTATTCAAAGGCTCCCTTTGAAGGCAAATCAGAGCCAGTTTGTTGGGCTTGTGCTAGCCCTCTTCTAATTTTAGAGTGGAAAGTTACATCTCAGCACCCACTTTGCTAACGAATGAATATGTCATAATCTTGGAATAGAAAGATGTTAACAGATTGTAGGCAGAGCTGGTGGTTGCTGTGCATTTGTTTTCAACAACTTTTACTTTGAATAAGCAAATGACCACTTACCTAGCACAGATCCAATTTTTGTATGTAGCATGTAATTATAAAATAGTTCTAATTTTCACAGATTTGGGGATTAACACATGAAGACAGGTTGACACAGGTTTCTGCATTGTCAAAACATATCAGGTGCTTGTTTAATCATGCATATTGTACAAATGTGCTTATATGTCCTCACTTGCCAATACAAGCCAAGTAAACATTTACCCTTTTGACCCTCGGGTTGCTATTTCTGCTTACCCACAGAGGATCATGTCAAAGACTGCCAATTCAGCATTGGCTGTAAGTGTAAGTGACTACAAAGCTTTTTATACCTGCAATAAATATTATGGAATAGACTAGCCAAATCATTTCTGATCCTCAACTTTATGGTTAAATGTTGGACGTTTTGGAGCTTTGCAGAATGCTTCAGGTATGTTGCTTTCTATTATGGGTACTACTTACTTTAAATGAGCACGCAGCAGTGCACTGATAGCATACCATAATGTACATATAGGAATGTATCCTTTCCCATTTCATACTTAAAATAAGTTTGTCAGGTCCAAATTGGATCAGTCTTTCTTTTGTAACATTATTATTGTATCATGTAATTACAATAGATGACTCTTTGTTCCATCAGAAGATgctatgatttctttttttatattcaaaataaaactttttttattttttacccacagaaaacactgaaaaatatGTGCCTCAGTAACACTCTCACCATCGACAGAGAGAATGCTCACCTGATCATTGCTATCTTGTAAATATTTAGGTCAAGGGCGTTTGTGTGCGCTGGGTTTATTCTATCATTTTATCTAGTTCTGGGGATTAGTGTCACTCAAATACGGCACTCTTGTTGTGTATAACCGTGTAGATGCACTACGCACAAAGCAATGCTTTATTATGCCAGGAAAAGAGGACGTACATGATCTATACATACAGCATTGACAGATTTGTTATTTGCTATCTTGTTCAtacatgactgttttttttcattttactttattaaatGCTTATATTTAAAcctgccttgtgtgtgtgtgtgtgtgtgtgtctggattGCCTTGAATTGTTTCGTGTAAAATATTTTGGATTGTTATCAAATGGGGGGAAAACAACTGATCCAATCATCTCAAAACCAATCTCTCGGTGGATCTTCTTCTGAAATGACTCAATTGTTGGGAAATTGGCAAGAGAAGGAGACATTTCCTTGCATAACCAAAGCACTTAATCTCTGCGCTGTGAGTCCATTGTGAGGACTACGTTTTTTCAATTTGAGACAGAAAGTGGCCCTGTTGCCCCTTTGTGAGATAACAAAGCTACAGCTGGCATTTAGCCAAACAAATGTACGCTTGTCTTCTTGTGAAGACGAAGGATTATGTGTGCAGAGGAATGCCGTTGTGGCTGTCTGTTTTCTCTCATAGGTACCTATACTCCTGCTGGAATGAATGTCTTTAGACATTTGCTGACAGTTATGGTCTCCCCTGCTGCATATTCTTCACTGCTGAGTCCCCGTT is a window encoding:
- the lingo4b gene encoding leucine-rich repeat and immunoglobulin-like domain-containing nogo receptor-interacting protein 4b isoform X1 — encoded protein: MLQLAGGKMFVESVVRWGAWSILLQFGLSVSAGGCPPRCVCRPEAREVICSGKHLNSVPEGFSNDARRLDLSHNKIKTVGRRQFSSLLQLQELDLSDNIISMIEVEAFQGLQNLRMLRIKNNRLKIIPVGVFSGLSNLRFLDLSQNEILVFLDYTFKELLNLQTLDAEENDLVFISQRAFVGLQNLQELNIDRSNLTSVPTEALSQLQSLTRLRMLRLTITTLSNNAFRRLHRLRSLLIANWPALDTVASNSLIGLNLTSLVINSCNLSVVPYSALRHLVYLRYLDLSYNPITVIQGNLLGDLLRLQELHLAGGSLLRIEPGAFRGLAYFRMLNVTSNQLATLEESVFHSVGNLQVLRLDGNPLACDCRLIWVVRRRLRLNFDGHQPTCTSPDAVRQREFKDFSEKELPRLFTCRPARIMDRRPQEARVEEGTTVTFSCKAEGDPFPYITWISSHKNVVSPTGRIRVLPNGTLEVRFAQVQDSGTYQCLAGNAAGNDSLTVGLYVKGLPRNRTIPFFSEEGWVEPSNSQAANSSAQMAKPYPFDAKTLIIATTMGFLSFLSSVAICFVFMFFWSQSKGQIKHTATIDFVPRSSMGGGGGDGGEGGRFTMKLI
- the lingo4b gene encoding leucine-rich repeat and immunoglobulin-like domain-containing nogo receptor-interacting protein 4b isoform X2 → MFVESVVRWGAWSILLQFGLSVSAGGCPPRCVCRPEAREVICSGKHLNSVPEGFSNDARRLDLSHNKIKTVGRRQFSSLLQLQELDLSDNIISMIEVEAFQGLQNLRMLRIKNNRLKIIPVGVFSGLSNLRFLDLSQNEILVFLDYTFKELLNLQTLDAEENDLVFISQRAFVGLQNLQELNIDRSNLTSVPTEALSQLQSLTRLRMLRLTITTLSNNAFRRLHRLRSLLIANWPALDTVASNSLIGLNLTSLVINSCNLSVVPYSALRHLVYLRYLDLSYNPITVIQGNLLGDLLRLQELHLAGGSLLRIEPGAFRGLAYFRMLNVTSNQLATLEESVFHSVGNLQVLRLDGNPLACDCRLIWVVRRRLRLNFDGHQPTCTSPDAVRQREFKDFSEKELPRLFTCRPARIMDRRPQEARVEEGTTVTFSCKAEGDPFPYITWISSHKNVVSPTGRIRVLPNGTLEVRFAQVQDSGTYQCLAGNAAGNDSLTVGLYVKGLPRNRTIPFFSEEGWVEPSNSQAANSSAQMAKPYPFDAKTLIIATTMGFLSFLSSVAICFVFMFFWSQSKGQIKHTATIDFVPRSSMGGGGGDGGEGGRFTMKLI